A window of Candidatus Tectomicrobia bacterium contains these coding sequences:
- a CDS encoding YebC/PmpR family DNA-binding transcriptional regulator: MSGHSKWSTIKRKKGALDAKRGKIFTKLIKEITVSAKMGGGDPGGNPRLRTAIDAAKAANMPQDNIKRAIAKGTGDMEGVTYEEVTYEGYGPGGVALLIRVLTDNRNRTGSEIRHIFSRNGGNLAEPNAVAWMFDMKGQFLVPGKAADEEKLMAIALEAGAEDMQPSEGQFEILTSPDAFEDVKQALEKNKIQPDSAELTMLPKTTVKLEGKVADQMLRLMEALEDHDDVNNVYANFDISEEQMAGASA, encoded by the coding sequence ATGTCCGGCCACTCGAAATGGAGCACGATCAAGCGCAAGAAGGGTGCCCTGGACGCCAAGCGGGGGAAGATTTTCACCAAGCTCATCAAGGAAATCACCGTCTCGGCCAAGATGGGCGGCGGGGACCCCGGCGGCAACCCCCGCCTCCGCACCGCCATCGACGCCGCCAAGGCCGCCAACATGCCCCAGGACAACATCAAGCGCGCCATCGCCAAGGGCACGGGGGACATGGAGGGGGTGACCTACGAGGAGGTGACCTACGAGGGCTACGGCCCGGGCGGGGTGGCGCTGCTCATCCGGGTGCTCACCGACAACCGCAACCGCACGGGCTCGGAGATCCGCCACATCTTCTCGCGCAACGGCGGCAACCTGGCCGAGCCGAACGCCGTGGCCTGGATGTTCGACATGAAGGGCCAGTTCCTCGTGCCGGGCAAGGCCGCGGACGAGGAGAAGCTCATGGCGATAGCCCTGGAGGCGGGGGCGGAGGACATGCAGCCCTCCGAGGGCCAGTTCGAGATCCTCACCTCGCCCGACGCCTTCGAGGACGTGAAGCAGGCCCTCGAGAAGAACAAGATCCAGCCCGACTCGGCGGAGCTCACCATGCTCCCCAAGACGACGGTCAAGCTGGAGGGGAAGGTGGCCGACCAGATGCTCCGGCTCATGGAGGCGCTCGAGGATCACGACGACGTCAATAACGTCTACGCGAACTTCGACATCTCCGAGGAGCAGATGGCGGGCGCCTCCGCCTGA
- a CDS encoding flagellar brake protein, whose product MLPVGTAIQLVDPVNKVRLNSRLVGWDPDHCLLVEQPTRAGQSVQLPKNLPVVGRGMHEGKVWGFQSTVLFQTLQPFRVLYLAYPKKIEEVTLRQSERLNTKIRVLTTPRKHDFAAQKKDESAPWGLIKNLSLGGCSLSCPFRFEVNMPVFMSFELPDGTTAENIMGFVRNVTREQNDNLYGVQFDSRAGKLDSVSAFIKLASRLVSKSGMRNT is encoded by the coding sequence TTGCTTCCCGTGGGGACCGCCATTCAGCTCGTGGACCCGGTCAACAAGGTGCGCCTCAACTCGCGCCTCGTCGGCTGGGACCCGGACCACTGCCTCCTCGTGGAGCAGCCCACCCGCGCGGGGCAGTCGGTCCAGCTGCCGAAGAACCTCCCGGTGGTGGGCCGCGGGATGCACGAGGGGAAGGTGTGGGGCTTCCAGTCCACCGTCCTCTTCCAGACCCTGCAGCCCTTCCGCGTCCTCTACCTCGCCTATCCCAAGAAGATCGAGGAGGTCACGCTCCGGCAGTCCGAGCGGCTGAACACCAAGATCCGCGTGCTCACCACCCCGCGCAAGCACGACTTCGCCGCGCAGAAGAAGGACGAGAGCGCCCCCTGGGGCCTCATCAAGAACCTGAGCCTGGGCGGCTGCAGCCTCTCCTGCCCGTTCCGCTTCGAGGTCAACATGCCCGTGTTCATGTCGTTCGAGCTGCCCGACGGGACCACGGCCGAGAACATCATGGGCTTCGTGCGCAACGTGACGCGCGAGCAGAACGACAACCTCTACGGCGTCCAGTTCGACAGCCGCGCCGGCAAGCTCGACAGCGTCTCCGCCTTCATCAAGCTGGCCTCCAGGCTCGTCTCGAAGTCGGGGATGCGCAACACGTAG
- a CDS encoding KpsF/GutQ family sugar-phosphate isomerase — translation MSPVERGVQALRIEAEALARLPERLGEDFARAVELIHGCKGRVVVTGMGKSGLIGQKISATLASTGTPSFFLHAAEAVHGNLGMVTDEDVILALSYSGETEELIRLLPVFARFGTPVVAITGGRGSTLWREAEAVLDVFVEEEACPINLTPTASSTATLAMGDALAMAVLEARGFRPEQFARFHPGGTLGKRLLRVEELMSKGAEVPRVRDTDPAGAVVREMSAKRLGMACVVDAAGRLAGVVTDGDLRRALERGNGQLPPDARGMMSGSPKTIAGSELASAALRLMEDSAITSVVVAKDGEIEGVIHLHHLLRSGVA, via the coding sequence ATGAGCCCCGTCGAGCGGGGGGTCCAGGCCCTGCGGATCGAGGCCGAGGCCCTGGCGCGGCTGCCGGAGCGCCTGGGAGAGGATTTCGCCCGGGCGGTGGAGCTCATCCACGGCTGCAAGGGCCGGGTGGTCGTCACCGGGATGGGCAAGAGCGGCCTCATCGGCCAGAAGATCTCGGCCACCCTCGCGAGCACCGGCACGCCCTCGTTCTTCCTCCACGCGGCCGAGGCGGTCCACGGCAACCTGGGCATGGTGACGGACGAGGACGTCATCCTCGCCCTCTCCTACAGCGGCGAGACGGAGGAGCTCATCCGCCTCCTGCCCGTGTTCGCCCGCTTCGGCACCCCCGTCGTGGCCATCACCGGGGGGCGCGGCTCCACCCTCTGGCGGGAGGCCGAGGCCGTGCTCGACGTCTTCGTGGAGGAGGAGGCCTGCCCCATCAACCTCACCCCCACCGCGAGCAGCACCGCCACCCTCGCCATGGGGGACGCCCTGGCCATGGCGGTGCTCGAGGCGAGGGGCTTCCGGCCCGAGCAGTTCGCGCGCTTCCACCCGGGCGGCACCCTCGGGAAGCGGCTGCTCCGCGTCGAGGAGCTGATGAGCAAGGGGGCGGAGGTGCCGAGGGTGCGCGACACGGACCCGGCCGGGGCCGTCGTCCGCGAGATGAGCGCCAAGCGGCTGGGGATGGCCTGCGTGGTGGACGCCGCGGGGCGGCTCGCGGGGGTGGTCACCGACGGCGACCTGCGGCGCGCGCTGGAGCGGGGGAACGGGCAGCTCCCCCCCGACGCCCGGGGCATGATGAGCGGTTCGCCCAAGACCATCGCCGGGAGCGAGCTGGCCAGCGCCGCCCTGCGGCTGATGGAGGACTCGGCCATCACCTCCGTGGTGGTGGCGAAGGACGGGGAGATCGAGGGCGTGATCCACCTCCACCACCTCCTCCGCAGCGGGGTCGCTTGA
- a CDS encoding TSUP family transporter has product MWPPWEHTLLVFAAGVLEGAVGFDFGLVATPALGAALGVRGAVVLLCLPGLLLSAARAIGGGVPGGPLRRLMPFIGAGSAGAAAGAFALASTPPALHKWGLGLFVLLCGAYSLSRLRLQLDMRDEGFFAWLAGALSGFLAGAGNAGGPLAVVYMDSLGLTRGRMARMLPVCGLAFAAAQVAALSGAGLLLLEPAARSAAAVLPALAGFFLGRMLRGRFPPRAGYAAGLAAMGGAAAALLIWGPSGWS; this is encoded by the coding sequence CCGCCGGGGTCCTCGAGGGCGCGGTGGGCTTCGACTTCGGCCTCGTCGCCACCCCGGCCCTGGGCGCCGCGCTGGGCGTGCGGGGGGCGGTCGTCCTCCTGTGCCTGCCGGGGCTCCTCCTCAGCGCGGCGCGGGCGATCGGGGGAGGCGTCCCGGGCGGGCCCCTGCGCCGGCTGATGCCCTTCATCGGGGCGGGGAGCGCCGGGGCGGCGGCCGGGGCCTTCGCCCTGGCCTCGACCCCGCCCGCCCTCCACAAGTGGGGGCTCGGGCTCTTCGTCCTCCTCTGCGGGGCCTACAGCCTCTCGCGCCTGCGCCTCCAGCTCGACATGCGCGACGAGGGCTTCTTCGCCTGGCTGGCGGGGGCGCTCTCGGGCTTCCTCGCGGGGGCCGGGAACGCCGGGGGGCCCCTCGCCGTCGTCTACATGGACAGCCTGGGCCTCACGCGGGGGCGGATGGCCCGGATGCTGCCCGTGTGCGGGCTGGCCTTCGCGGCCGCCCAGGTGGCGGCGCTCTCGGGCGCGGGGCTCCTGCTGCTCGAGCCGGCGGCGCGCTCGGCGGCGGCGGTGCTGCCGGCGCTGGCCGGGTTCTTCCTGGGGAGGATGCTCAGGGGGCGCTTCCCGCCGCGCGCGGGCTACGCGGCGGGCCTGGCGGCGATGGGCGGGGCGGCGGCGGCGCTGCTGATCTGGGGGCCCTCGGGCTGGAGCTGA
- a CDS encoding crossover junction endodeoxyribonuclease RuvC: MGVDPGLGTTGYALLSLAEGSAEPLLVEGGILRSDARAPFESRLGELFGDLTRILRGLKPDVMAVENLYSHYKHPRTSIIMGHARGVIFLAASLAKVSVRSYAATEIKKSLVGAGRATKRQIQQMVQRRLGLRDLPEPEDLADAIAAAYCHVDRALRRPALLNGSGRR, from the coding sequence CTGGGGGTGGACCCCGGCCTGGGGACGACGGGCTACGCCCTCCTCTCGCTCGCCGAGGGGAGCGCCGAGCCCCTCCTGGTCGAGGGGGGCATCCTCAGGAGCGACGCCCGGGCGCCCTTCGAGAGCCGCCTGGGCGAGCTCTTCGGCGACCTGACCCGCATCCTCAGGGGCCTCAAGCCCGACGTGATGGCGGTCGAGAACCTCTACAGCCACTACAAGCACCCCCGCACCTCCATCATCATGGGCCACGCCCGGGGGGTGATCTTCCTCGCCGCCTCCCTCGCCAAGGTGTCCGTGCGGAGCTACGCCGCGACCGAGATCAAGAAATCCCTCGTGGGGGCGGGGCGGGCCACCAAGCGCCAGATCCAGCAGATGGTCCAGCGCCGCCTCGGGCTCCGGGACCTCCCCGAGCCCGAGGACCTGGCCGACGCCATCGCCGCCGCCTACTGCCACGTGGACCGCGCCCTCCGGCGGCCGGCCCTCCTCAACGGGAGTGGGCGCCGGTGA